A window of Blastomonas sp. SL216 contains these coding sequences:
- a CDS encoding phosphoribosylglycinamide synthetase codes for MNQYPAPLTIDAKTRETLKVLFLAKHALGDGSLHPEDGNHAVYHNEVRTILEGLFDNLTVGNQYAMLFDPPEVDFVFSLLNRGGFVNSEMLVPLLCNRKGLPYLGGSPILRGLSDDKHLSKLVARARGIPTADWAIYRKGGPVDEKLCPMAERMVIKPNASSASWGVRDAGDWAGVKDAIAAIHEEGHDAIVEPFLTGSDVEVPVVTMHGRPLILPMMLFEQADPTHLRTYWEKRDLVERASKYELVDFEGSPFEAQIAAHTANLAQEFVPFDYGRYEFRLDAEKGELHFLEVNLNCNLWSQKVFGRSAVRAGWTQEQLIETIVAESLRSHGLMG; via the coding sequence GTGAACCAATATCCCGCCCCGCTGACCATCGATGCCAAAACGCGTGAGACGCTGAAGGTATTGTTCCTTGCCAAGCACGCGCTGGGCGATGGATCGCTGCACCCGGAGGACGGCAACCATGCCGTGTACCACAACGAGGTCCGCACGATCCTGGAAGGGCTTTTCGACAATCTGACGGTCGGCAACCAGTATGCGATGCTGTTCGATCCCCCGGAAGTCGACTTCGTGTTCTCGCTGCTCAACCGCGGCGGCTTCGTGAATTCCGAGATGCTGGTGCCGCTGCTGTGCAACCGCAAGGGCCTGCCCTATCTGGGTGGCAGCCCGATCCTGCGCGGCCTGTCCGACGACAAGCACCTCTCCAAGCTGGTCGCGCGCGCCCGCGGCATTCCGACGGCCGACTGGGCGATCTATCGCAAGGGCGGCCCGGTCGATGAAAAGCTGTGCCCGATGGCCGAGCGCATGGTGATCAAGCCCAACGCCTCGTCCGCCAGCTGGGGCGTGCGCGATGCCGGCGACTGGGCGGGCGTCAAGGACGCCATCGCCGCGATCCACGAGGAAGGCCATGACGCGATCGTCGAGCCGTTCCTGACCGGCAGCGATGTCGAGGTGCCGGTGGTGACGATGCACGGCCGCCCGCTGATCCTGCCGATGATGCTGTTCGAACAGGCCGATCCCACGCACCTGCGCACCTATTGGGAAAAGCGCGATCTGGTCGAGCGCGCCAGCAAGTACGAGCTGGTCGATTTCGAAGGATCACCGTTCGAGGCGCAGATTGCCGCGCACACCGCCAATCTGGCGCAGGAATTCGTGCCGTTCGATTATGGCCGCTACGAATTCCGGCTCGATGCCGAAAAGGGCGAGCTGCACTTCCTCGAGGTCAACCTCAACTGCAACCTGTGGAGCCAGAAGGTCTTCGGCCGCTCCGCCGTCCGCGCCGGCTGGACGCAGGAACAGCTGATCGAGACGATCGTGGCGGAAAGCCTGCGCAGCCACGGTCTGATGGGGTAA
- a CDS encoding succinate dehydrogenase iron-sulfur subunit produces the protein MATFTLPANSKITGKGQAFSAKTGGRLKRFKVYRYDPDSGENPRYDTFDIDLDDCGPMVLDALIKMKSEQDSTLTFRRSCREGICGSCSMNINGRNGLACTTAIEDCKGDVRITPLPHMDVIKDLVPDFSHFYAQYASIRPWLQTVTPVPSGKERLQSPEDRAKLDGLYECILCACCSTSCPSYWWNSDKFLGPAILLQAYRWLADSRDEMTGERLDELEDPFRLYRCHTIMNCANVCPKGLNPARAIAEIKKMEVERHV, from the coding sequence ATGGCTACGTTTACGCTCCCGGCGAACAGCAAGATCACTGGCAAGGGCCAGGCGTTCAGCGCGAAGACCGGCGGGCGGCTGAAACGGTTCAAGGTCTATCGCTACGATCCCGACAGCGGCGAGAACCCGCGCTACGACACGTTCGACATCGATCTGGACGATTGCGGCCCGATGGTGCTCGACGCGCTGATCAAGATGAAGTCGGAGCAGGATTCGACGCTGACCTTCCGCCGCTCGTGCCGCGAAGGCATTTGCGGATCGTGCTCGATGAACATCAACGGCCGCAATGGCCTGGCCTGCACCACCGCGATCGAGGACTGCAAGGGCGATGTGCGCATCACCCCGCTGCCGCATATGGACGTGATCAAGGACCTGGTCCCCGATTTCAGCCATTTCTATGCGCAATATGCCTCGATCCGCCCTTGGCTGCAGACCGTGACGCCGGTGCCCTCGGGCAAGGAGCGGCTGCAGTCGCCCGAAGACCGCGCCAAGCTGGACGGTCTGTACGAGTGCATCCTGTGCGCCTGCTGCTCGACCAGCTGCCCCAGCTATTGGTGGAATTCGGACAAGTTCCTGGGCCCCGCCATCCTGCTGCAGGCCTATCGCTGGCTGGCCGACAGCCGCGACGAGATGACCGGTGAGCGGCTCGACGAGCTGGAAGATCCCTTCCGCCTGTATCGCTGCCACACCATCATGAACTGCGCCAATGTCTGCCCCAAGGGCCTGAACCCGGCGCGCGCGATTGCAGAGATCAAGAAAATGGAGGTCGAACGGCACGTCTGA
- a CDS encoding PaaI family thioesterase, translating into MPDDFAFGLDPDRPGWMRWALREQNRYNSTLGPMWVMKRDDGVVVVRTEPGHLQGNLANNVHGGAILTQVDIALFVCARLNGSLRHGPGVTLDLTSHFMGAGKIGLPIDAEVEILRETGRLLFLRGLVVQDGETVCAFSGTIRKTPAPRGDRG; encoded by the coding sequence ATGCCAGACGATTTCGCGTTCGGCCTGGACCCGGATCGTCCGGGCTGGATGCGCTGGGCATTGCGGGAGCAGAACCGCTATAACAGCACGCTCGGCCCGATGTGGGTGATGAAGCGCGATGACGGCGTGGTCGTCGTGCGGACCGAGCCGGGTCATCTCCAGGGCAACCTGGCCAACAATGTGCATGGCGGCGCGATCCTCACCCAGGTCGATATCGCGCTGTTCGTCTGCGCCCGGCTCAACGGATCGTTGCGCCATGGCCCCGGCGTCACGCTGGATCTGACCAGCCATTTCATGGGGGCGGGCAAGATCGGCCTTCCGATCGATGCCGAGGTCGAAATCCTGCGCGAAACCGGCCGCCTGCTGTTTTTGCGCGGGCTGGTGGTGCAGGACGGCGAGACGGTCTGCGCGTTCAGCGGCACCATCCGCAAGACCCCCGCACCCCGGGGCGACAGGGGATGA
- the zapE gene encoding cell division protein ZapE: MTGTLARYDALVSAGELRPDADQRAAAVRLQAMQDALEAVPPRGSLLWRLMAREAKPDPVRGLYMFGGVGRGKSMLMDLFYESVAINRKVRVHFHEFMQDIHARLRVERDKMQGDPIPPVARQFSDNYRLIAFDEMVVNNSADAMIMSRLFTAIIEAGVTIVTTSNRPPDDLYKDGLNREHFLPFIALIKARLDVLSLNGPVDYRLERLSGTDTWHMPNGPKATAALRTAFFRMTDYSPDDAAHVPSADVPISGGRTIHVPKSLKGVAVFSFKKLCGEARGAPDYLAIARRYHTVFLVGIPRLGPENRNEAARFVTLIDALYEMKVKLIAAADAEPGDLYASGDGRFEFDRTISRLMEMQSDSYLALGHGARSAGE; the protein is encoded by the coding sequence ATGACCGGCACCCTCGCCCGTTATGACGCGCTGGTCAGTGCGGGCGAATTGCGGCCCGATGCCGATCAGCGCGCCGCCGCGGTCCGGTTGCAGGCGATGCAGGATGCACTGGAGGCAGTGCCCCCGCGCGGCTCGCTGCTCTGGCGGCTGATGGCGCGCGAGGCCAAGCCCGATCCGGTGCGCGGCCTCTACATGTTCGGCGGTGTGGGCCGCGGCAAATCGATGCTGATGGACCTGTTCTACGAATCGGTCGCCATCAACCGCAAGGTCCGCGTCCACTTTCATGAATTCATGCAGGATATCCACGCGCGCCTGCGGGTCGAGCGCGACAAGATGCAGGGCGACCCCATTCCCCCGGTGGCGCGCCAGTTCAGCGACAATTACCGGCTGATCGCGTTCGACGAGATGGTCGTCAACAACAGCGCCGATGCGATGATCATGTCGCGCCTGTTCACCGCGATCATCGAGGCGGGGGTGACCATCGTCACCACATCCAACCGCCCGCCCGACGATCTGTACAAGGATGGCCTCAACCGCGAGCATTTCCTGCCCTTTATCGCGCTGATCAAGGCGCGGCTCGATGTGCTGTCGCTCAACGGCCCAGTCGATTACCGGCTGGAGCGGCTGTCCGGCACCGATACCTGGCACATGCCCAACGGCCCCAAAGCCACTGCGGCCCTGCGCACCGCCTTTTTCCGCATGACCGATTATTCGCCCGATGATGCGGCGCACGTGCCGTCTGCCGACGTGCCGATCAGCGGCGGACGGACGATCCATGTGCCCAAGTCGCTGAAAGGCGTGGCGGTCTTTTCGTTCAAGAAGCTGTGCGGAGAGGCGCGCGGGGCGCCCGACTATCTCGCCATCGCCAGGCGTTATCACACCGTGTTCCTGGTCGGCATACCCCGATTGGGGCCTGAAAACCGCAACGAGGCGGCGCGCTTCGTCACGCTGATCGATGCGCTGTACGAGATGAAGGTGAAGCTGATCGCGGCAGCCGATGCCGAGCCGGGCGATCTTTACGCGAGCGGCGATGGCCGGTTCGAATTCGACCGCACAATATCCCGATTGATGGAAATGCAGTCGGACAGCTATCTGGCCCTGGGCCATGGCGCACGCTCCGCCGGGGAGTAA